A genomic segment from Candidatus Eisenbacteria bacterium encodes:
- a CDS encoding TonB-dependent receptor, whose product MASRLPLAVAVALLLAFPGSSLAQAQNPPAAQPEAMPPPVPRVSLHGKVVDAATGQSVPQARVTLRTQPRADTVTDANGEFRFEGRVPGVHEVEVSRLGYVTLRMNPTVSGTSPVLVIEMESMALPGPQLEVTTTRATERETPTAFTELERPDIEERYWAQDVPMLLAETPGTYAYSDAGNGIGYSYVKIRGFSQRRVAVTINGIPLNDPQTHEVYWVDHPDLLASAQSVQVQRGVGSALYGASSVGGAINVETLKVPMERRISLEAGGGSYGTQRFSAQYESGLLDNTYVLTGRYSRVRSDGYRERSWSDLWSYAFSAARLDSWITSRLNLYGGPERLHLAYFAVDRAYLDGRITGDADQDRRYNPLEWPNATDNFFEP is encoded by the coding sequence ATGGCATCACGACTGCCGCTCGCCGTCGCCGTCGCGCTCCTGCTGGCGTTTCCAGGCTCCTCACTCGCGCAGGCACAGAACCCGCCCGCGGCACAGCCCGAAGCGATGCCCCCTCCCGTGCCACGCGTCTCGCTCCACGGCAAGGTCGTGGATGCCGCGACAGGACAGTCCGTACCGCAAGCTCGCGTCACGCTCCGCACGCAGCCTCGCGCGGACACGGTCACCGACGCGAACGGGGAGTTCCGCTTCGAGGGGAGAGTTCCCGGCGTTCACGAGGTCGAGGTCTCGCGCCTCGGCTACGTCACGCTCCGCATGAACCCAACCGTGAGCGGGACTTCGCCGGTTCTCGTCATCGAGATGGAATCCATGGCGCTCCCGGGTCCGCAGCTCGAAGTCACGACCACGCGCGCCACGGAGCGCGAGACTCCGACCGCGTTCACCGAGCTGGAGCGGCCCGACATCGAGGAGCGCTACTGGGCCCAGGACGTGCCGATGCTCCTCGCCGAGACTCCGGGAACCTATGCGTACTCCGACGCCGGGAACGGAATCGGCTACTCCTACGTGAAAATCCGCGGGTTCTCGCAGCGGCGCGTCGCGGTCACGATCAACGGCATTCCCCTGAACGATCCGCAGACGCACGAGGTCTACTGGGTGGATCACCCGGATTTGCTTGCGAGCGCCCAATCCGTTCAGGTGCAGCGTGGCGTGGGAAGCGCGCTCTACGGCGCGAGCTCCGTGGGCGGCGCGATCAACGTGGAGACCTTGAAGGTGCCCATGGAGCGGCGGATCTCCCTCGAGGCCGGGGGCGGCAGCTACGGCACCCAGCGATTCTCGGCGCAGTACGAGTCCGGGCTCCTCGACAACACGTACGTCCTCACCGGCCGCTATTCGCGTGTCCGGAGCGACGGATACCGCGAGCGCTCCTGGTCGGACCTCTGGTCCTACGCGTTCTCCGCGGCGCGCCTCGACTCCTGGATCACATCGCGGTTGAACCTCTACGGCGGGCCCGAGCGGCTCCACCTGGCCTACTTCGCGGTGGACCGGGCGTATCTGGACGGCAGGATCACCGGGGATGCCGACCAGGACCGTCGGTACAACCCGCTCGAGTGGCCGAACGCGACCGACAATTTCTTCGAGCCG
- a CDS encoding thiamine diphosphokinase, producing the protein MPNAVILANGTPPSRAILKDALARATLFVCADGGSDVARRYGEIPHAIVGDLDSISEESLAVFREIPIVPNPDTEHTDTEKAVEWVLARRTFDEITLLGASAGRIDHVLGHLSLLRRYQGRARIVLEDDHARAWLARAGEVRIDEPAGTVVSFFAVGAPAEDVTTVNLRYPLANRRIELGAQDSISNVVETSPAAIRIGAGELIVIVVRQGAAAPS; encoded by the coding sequence ATGCCGAACGCCGTCATCCTCGCGAACGGAACGCCGCCGAGCCGCGCGATCCTGAAGGACGCGCTCGCCCGCGCCACGCTCTTCGTCTGCGCGGACGGCGGGTCGGACGTCGCGAGGCGCTACGGAGAGATCCCTCACGCCATCGTCGGCGACCTCGACTCCATCTCCGAGGAGTCGCTCGCGGTCTTCCGCGAGATCCCGATCGTCCCCAATCCCGACACGGAGCACACCGACACCGAGAAGGCGGTCGAATGGGTCCTTGCCCGCAGGACCTTCGACGAGATCACGCTGCTCGGCGCGAGCGCGGGGCGCATCGACCACGTGCTCGGACATCTCTCGCTCTTGCGCCGCTATCAGGGCCGCGCCCGGATCGTCCTCGAGGACGACCACGCGCGCGCCTGGCTCGCGCGTGCCGGCGAGGTGCGAATCGACGAGCCTGCCGGCACGGTCGTTTCGTTCTTCGCGGTCGGCGCCCCGGCCGAGGACGTCACCACGGTCAATCTCCGGTATCCGCTCGCGAACCGCCGGATCGAGCTGGGCGCGCAGGACTCCATCTCGAACGTCGTCGAGACCTCGCCCGCCGCGATCCGCATCGGTGCGGGCGAGTTGATCGTGATCGTGGTCCGTCAGGGAGCGGCAGCTCCCTCCTGA